From the genome of Pseudarthrobacter sp. NIBRBAC000502772:
ATTGCCGCGCTGGCCCTGGGCGCGGACTTCACGCTGATCGGCCGCGCGTACCTGTACGGCCTCATGGCCGGCGGCAGGGCGGGCGTGGACCGCACCCTGCAGATCCTTGAGAAGGACATGGCCCGCACCATGGCGCTGCTGGGCGTCAGCAAGATCTCCGAGCTGACCCCGGACCACGTGCACCTGCTCAACAAGTAGCCCGGTGATCCGGTGATCGAGCCGGGCCCACGGCCGCCGGGTTCCCTGACCGAGCTTGCGAGGTGAGGGAGCGGCTGGGGAGCGAGATCCAGGTTTCGACAGGCTCAACCACCGGGCGGGGGCTACTTTTTGCGGCCGAACTTGGGGAGATTCGGGAGGTTGGCCAGCAGGTCCGCGGCCTTCGTGGCGGCGCGGCCCACGGTGCGGCCGATCTGCTGCGGGACGGTGTCGTCGCTGAGCGGGGCCACGGTGCCGCCGGGAATCACGACGGCGGGGCTCAGTTCGGCGCCCGGGCGCTCGAGGACGGCGGCAACGGCCACGTTGTCCGACAGCGGGGTAGCCACGGGCGGCTCCGTGCCGGCGTCCGCCTCCGCGCGAGGTGGCTTGGCGACGGCGGCCGCCGGGCCGACGTCGAACGTCTCCAGCCAGCTGACGATCCCCTCCAGCGGTTTGGGGTTCAGCGCGTAATAGCGCTTCTGGCCCTGCGCCCGCATGCTGACCAGCTGCGCCTCACGGAGGACTTTCAGGTGCTTGGAAATGGTGGGCTGGCTTGCGGAAAGTTCTTCCACGAGCTCACCCACTGCCTTGTCCCCGGCGCGCAGGGATACCAAAATGTCGCGCCGGGTTGCTTCCGCAATGACGGCAAATACGTCGTCTGTCACCATGACTCCCACCCTAGCGACATATACGCCGCCGGGCATCAACTATTTCGCCCGTGACCGCCCCGCGTGGGTTGAAGAAGGATCAGTCGAACCAGGGATCAAGGCCGTGCAGCGGGAAAACGGCTTTGCGGGTGGCCATCACGGTGCGGTCCACGGCGTCGTTGGGGTCAAAGCCCACTTCCCAGGACCGCCACCAGAGCTCCACGTCATCGCCCATCAGGCCCGGTGTGTCCATGCCGAACTTCTCCGAAACATACGCGCGCCAGTCCTCCGGCACCGGGGTCTGGAGCGGAACGGGGCGCCCGGCGGCGATGGCGATCAGGTGGCTCCAGGAGCGCGGCACAACGTCGGTGACGCTGTACCCGCCGCCGCCGGTGGCGATCCAGCGGCCCTCGCAGTGCCGGGCGGCGAGATTCCCGACGGCGGTGGCCGCCTCGCGCTGGCCGTCCACGCTGATGTTCAGATGGGCCAGAGGGTCACGCCGGTGCGAGTCGCAGCCGTGCTGGCTGACGATGACTTCGGGCTGGAACGCGCCCACGAGCTGCGGCACCACGGCGTGGAATGCCCGCAGCCAGCCGGCGTCGCCGGTGCCCGACGGCAAGGCAACATTGACGGCGCTGCCCTCAGCCTGCGGACCGCCGATCTCGTTCGCGAAACCGGTCCCGGGGAAAAGCGTGAGTCCGCTTTCATGCAGCGAAATGGTCAGGACCCGGGGGTCGTCCCAGAAGATACTTTCCGTCCCGTCCCCATGGTGCGCATCGACGTCGATGTACGCCACACGGCGGATGCCGCCGTCGAGCAGTCTCTGGACGGCCAGGGCGGAGTCGTTGTAGATGCAGAAGCCGCTGGCGCGGTCACGGGCGGCGTGGTGCAGGCCCCCTCCGAAGTTCACGGCGTGGAGCGCGGATCCGTCCAGGATGGCGGACGCAGCGGCCAGCGATCCCCCTGCAAGCCTCGCGGCGGCGTCGTGCATGCCGGCGAAGGCAGGATCGTCGTCGGTGCCCAGCCCGTGGGCTTCATCCGGCGAGGCCGGGTCGTCGCTGACCCGGCGGACCGCAGCCACAAACTCAGGCGAGTGCACGGTCTCCAGTTCGGCATCGGACGCAACCTCCGGGGCCTCCACGGACACATGCGCAAGGTCCAGCAGGCCGAGGCTGCGGGAAAGCCGGGCCGTCAGGTCCAGCCGCGCCGGAGCCATGGGGTGGCCGGGACCAAAATTGTAGGCCGCCATGGCCGAATTCCACACCACCATCGTTGGTGGCGCGGGCTGGCTGAGACCGGGCAGGAATGTCATCAATGACAGGCTACCGGAGGACGCACTGCCCCAGCCCGGCCATTACGCGGGCATTAGTGGTTTACTACTGGAGGAAACAGTTTCAACCGAGGAAAAGCCCCCCATGACGCAACGCCAGTCGAGGCCCCGGAACCCGGCCAGCTGGCACCCCGCCGCACCGGAGCGTGAAGGTCTCTGGATCTTCACCCGCGTACGCGACTTCGTTGACGATATTGCCAATACGTCGCCCGCCCGGCTTGCCCTGAGCGCCTTCGGGGTGGTCTGCCTAGTCTTCACGTTCATCCTCTCACTGCCCGTCTCCTCCGCCACCGGCACAGCCACTCCGATACACCAGGCACTGTTCACGGCGGTGTCCGCGGTCTGCGTGACCGGCCTGACGGTTGTTTCGACGGCGGTGCACTGGTCATTCTTTGGCCAGCTGGTCATCCTGATCGGCATCTTTGTGGGCGGTTTGGGAACCCTCACGCTCGCGTCGCTGCTGGCCCTCATGGTGAGCAAGAAACTTGGCGTCCGCGGCAAGCTCATCGCGCAGGAAGCCATGAATAACGCCGGCCGGCTCGGTGAAGTGGGTACGCTGCTGCGGATCGTCATCGTGACCTCCGTAGTGATCGAGGGTGTCCTGGCGCTCGCGCTCATCCCCCGGTTCATGACGTTGGGCGAGCCCTTCTGGCAGTCGGTGTGGCATGGCGTCTTCTACGCAATTTCCTCCTTCAACAACGCCGGCTTCACCCCGCATTCGGACGGTATTGTGCCCTACGAGACCGACCTGTGGATCCTCATCCCGCTGATGCTCGGTGTGTTCCTCGGCAGCCTGGGCTTCCCCGTGGTGATGGTCCTGCAGCAGAACGGGCTCAACTGGAAGAAGTGGAATCTCCACACCAAGCTGACCATCCAGGTGTCCTTCATCCTGCTGGCCGCCGGCACGGTCCTGTGGGCACTGATGGAGTGGGACAACGTGCGGACCATCGGCCACATGGACCTCGGCGACAAGATCACGCACTCCCTCTTCGCCTCCGTCATGACCCGCTCGGGCGGGTTCAACCTGGTGGAGCAAAACCACATGGAATCCACCACCATGCTGCTCACCGACGCCCTCATGTTCGCCGGCGGCGGTTCGGCGTCGACGGCGGGCGGCATCAAGGTGACCACCATCGCCGTCATGTTCCTCGCCATCGTCGCGGAGGCCCGCGGCGACTCCGACGTGAAGGTGTACGGCAGGACCATTCCCCAGGGCACCATGCGCGTGGCCATCTCAGTGATCGTCGCCGGCGCCACGCTGGTCTCCGTCTCGGCATTCCTGCTCCTGCAGATCAGCGGCGCATCCCTGGACCGCGTGCTGTTCGAAACCATTTCAGCCTTTGCCACCGTGGGACTGAGCACAAACCTCAGTGCCGAACTGCCGCCCTCGGGCGTTTATGTCCTTACCGTCCTGATGTTCGCTGGCCGCGTGGGTACCG
Proteins encoded in this window:
- a CDS encoding helix-turn-helix transcriptional regulator codes for the protein MVTDDVFAVIAEATRRDILVSLRAGDKAVGELVEELSASQPTISKHLKVLREAQLVSMRAQGQKRYYALNPKPLEGIVSWLETFDVGPAAAVAKPPRAEADAGTEPPVATPLSDNVAVAAVLERPGAELSPAVVIPGGTVAPLSDDTVPQQIGRTVGRAATKAADLLANLPNLPKFGRKK
- a CDS encoding acetoin utilization protein AcuC produces the protein MTFLPGLSQPAPPTMVVWNSAMAAYNFGPGHPMAPARLDLTARLSRSLGLLDLAHVSVEAPEVASDAELETVHSPEFVAAVRRVSDDPASPDEAHGLGTDDDPAFAGMHDAAARLAGGSLAAASAILDGSALHAVNFGGGLHHAARDRASGFCIYNDSALAVQRLLDGGIRRVAYIDVDAHHGDGTESIFWDDPRVLTISLHESGLTLFPGTGFANEIGGPQAEGSAVNVALPSGTGDAGWLRAFHAVVPQLVGAFQPEVIVSQHGCDSHRRDPLAHLNISVDGQREAATAVGNLAARHCEGRWIATGGGGYSVTDVVPRSWSHLIAIAAGRPVPLQTPVPEDWRAYVSEKFGMDTPGLMGDDVELWWRSWEVGFDPNDAVDRTVMATRKAVFPLHGLDPWFD
- a CDS encoding TrkH family potassium uptake protein; this encodes MTQRQSRPRNPASWHPAAPEREGLWIFTRVRDFVDDIANTSPARLALSAFGVVCLVFTFILSLPVSSATGTATPIHQALFTAVSAVCVTGLTVVSTAVHWSFFGQLVILIGIFVGGLGTLTLASLLALMVSKKLGVRGKLIAQEAMNNAGRLGEVGTLLRIVIVTSVVIEGVLALALIPRFMTLGEPFWQSVWHGVFYAISSFNNAGFTPHSDGIVPYETDLWILIPLMLGVFLGSLGFPVVMVLQQNGLNWKKWNLHTKLTIQVSFILLAAGTVLWALMEWDNVRTIGHMDLGDKITHSLFASVMTRSGGFNLVEQNHMESTTMLLTDALMFAGGGSASTAGGIKVTTIAVMFLAIVAEARGDSDVKVYGRTIPQGTMRVAISVIVAGATLVSVSAFLLLQISGASLDRVLFETISAFATVGLSTNLSAELPPSGVYVLTVLMFAGRVGTVTLAAGLALRQRSQLYHYPEERPIIG